Part of the Stackebrandtia endophytica genome is shown below.
AGCGCGGGAGGAGCCGGTCTGATGTTGTCCTTCGTTCAGGCCGGGGAGAGGGCCCGGTATCTCGCGGTGTTCAATCTCGGGTTCGCCGGGGCAACCATCCTCGGGCCGCCCCTGGTCGGGCTGGCGGTGGCGTACCAGCCGTGGGGCTGGGCCGTCTTGAGTCTGCTGTTCGTCATCGTCGCGGCGAGCACTCCGACGCTTCGGGCCGGTGGCGTCGTCACCGGAGAGGAGACGACGGTGAGCGGTTCGAGCACGAATGAGAAGTCCACACAGCAGAAGTGAACCGTCAATCCCTGGTGCCGTCAAGGTATCGCAGCACCGCCGCGACCCTGCGGTCCGACTCGTCGTCAGGGCTCAAACCGAGTTTGGCGAATATGGACCGGATGTGCTTGTGCACCGCGTTGTCGGTGATGAACAGTCGAGCACCGATCGCGGCGTTGCCCAGTCCCTCCGCCATGGCGGCCAGCACGTCGCGTTCCCGGGGTGACAACGCGGACAGCCGATCCACCGCACGACGCCGAGAGAACAACTGGGTCACGACCTCCGGATCGATCGCGGTACCGCCGTCGGCGACGCGGCGAAGAGCGGTGATGAACTCCGACACCCGACCGACGCGCTCCTTCAACAGGTAACCGACACCGTCGGAGCCGTCGGCCAACAAATCGGTGGCGAAGCTCTGCTCCACGTACGCCGACAGCACCAACACCGCCAGGCCGGGTTGCGCCCGGCGCGCCGCCACCGCGGCACGAATCCCCTCGTCCGTGTGAGTCGGCGGCATCCGCACGTCCAGGACCGCGACATCCGGTCGGTGTTCGGCGACCGCCGCCATGAACTGGTCGGCGTCGGGCGTTGCGGCGACCACCGTGATTCCCTCGCTGCCCAGGACCAGAGTCAGTCCCTCTCTCAGCAATGCGTCATCTTCGGCGATAACGACCCGCACGGCAATGTCACCTCGATAGTGGTTGGTCCTCCCAGCGGACTGAGGATACGGGTCTCGCCGTCGACGGCGGCGACCCGCCGCCGGATTCCGTCCAGGCCTGACCCGTTGACCGGGTCGGCGCCACCGCGTCCGTCGTCGTCGACGACGATCTGCAGTCGGTCACCGATGCGGCGCACCACCACGGACGCGTTGGTCGCACCGCTGTGTTTGGAGACGTTGGTCAGGGCTTCGGCAACGGTGAAGTACGCGGTGGCCTCGACACT
Proteins encoded:
- a CDS encoding response regulator transcription factor, whose product is MRVVIAEDDALLREGLTLVLGSEGITVVAATPDADQFMAAVAEHRPDVAVLDVRMPPTHTDEGIRAAVAARRAQPGLAVLVLSAYVEQSFATDLLADGSDGVGYLLKERVGRVSEFITALRRVADGGTAIDPEVVTQLFSRRRAVDRLSALSPRERDVLAAMAEGLGNAAIGARLFITDNAVHKHIRSIFAKLGLSPDDESDRRVAAVLRYLDGTRD